One region of Candidatus Omnitrophota bacterium genomic DNA includes:
- a CDS encoding AbrB/MazE/SpoVT family DNA-binding domain-containing protein, whose translation MKNSHQVYGTVTMGTRGQVVIPMKARKVLDIKPGDQLIVISGPPGRKEIISFIPAERIARFLQHFEQHISALKKELSKKSK comes from the coding sequence ATGAAAAACTCACACCAGGTATATGGAACAGTCACAATGGGGACAAGAGGGCAGGTAGTTATTCCTATGAAAGCGAGAAAGGTGCTTGACATCAAACCCGGCGACCAATTGATTGTGATATCAGGGCCTCCTGGCCGTAAAGAAATAATCAGCTTTATCCCTGCTGAACGTATTGCCCGGTTCCTGCAGCATTTTGAACAACACATTTCAGCATTAAAGAAAGAACTTTCTAAAAAAAGTAAATAA
- a CDS encoding DNA integrity scanning protein DisA nucleotide-binding domain protein: protein MLEIFLRIKRSILTGKDFSMQLPDYLLEICKAMEFLASRKVGVLIILRRKDKLDEYMDSGILFDAQIKSEIVIALFSSASPVHDGAVVIFNGRIRRVKAILSIRTDTEVPMGIGTRHRSAIGITEKTDAIALVVSEERGEISIVSQGCLIKVDSLKELYRLIKKALKGKSIVPV, encoded by the coding sequence ATGCTAGAGATTTTCTTAAGAATTAAACGTAGCATTTTAACAGGTAAGGATTTTAGTATGCAACTACCTGATTACCTGTTGGAAATCTGCAAAGCGATGGAGTTTTTAGCAAGTCGTAAGGTAGGCGTATTAATAATTCTTAGAAGAAAAGATAAACTAGATGAATATATGGACAGTGGTATTCTTTTTGATGCACAAATTAAGAGTGAAATAGTTATCGCTTTATTTTCTTCGGCTTCACCTGTTCACGATGGGGCAGTAGTTATTTTTAATGGCCGCATTAGAAGGGTTAAAGCAATCCTTTCTATTAGAACAGATACCGAAGTTCCTATGGGAATTGGTACGCGTCATCGTTCGGCAATAGGGATTACGGAAAAGACGGATGCCATTGCTCTAGTAGTTTCAGAGGAAAGAGGGGAGATAAGTATTGTCTCTCAGGGTTGTTTGATAAAGGTCGATTCTTTGAAAGAACTATACAGGCTTATTAAGAAGGCCCTTAAAGGGAAAAGCATCGTCCCTGTTTGA